ACCGGCCTTTTGCGCGCCATGGACCGAAGCGAGGCCGAGGCGGTTCTTGGTCATGAAGTGAGCCACGTGGCGAACGGCGATATGATAACCCTCGCCCTGATACAGGGGGTGGTCAACACGTTCGTTATCGTTCTTTCCCGCGTTGTGGGGTACATGATCGACCGCGCTGTTTTCAGGACCGAGAGGGGCCACGGTCCGGCCTTTTACCTTACGACGATCATTGCTCAGCTCGTCTTCGGTATCCTGGCCAGCGTTGTGGTCTTCTGGTTCAGTCGCCAGAGGGAGTTCCGGGCTGACAGCGGCGGCGCTCGCCTTGCAGGCCGGGAGAAGATGATAGCCGCCCTGGTGCGCCTGCAAAGGTCTGTAAACCAGCCGCACCTGCCGGACCAGATGAAGGCCTTCGGCATCTCGGGTGGTGTGGGCCACGGCCTTCGGCGTCTTTTCATGACCCATCCTCCGCTCGAAGAGCGCATCGAAGCACTGCGAAGAGGCACGGAATGAGGACGGGGTTCGTGAGTCCAGGATGATGCGCGATGACGGCACGGAGAAACCGGGAATGAAGCAAAACCTCGTCAGGCGGCTGTACGATTGGGTGCTTCACTGGGCGCATACCCCCTATGGCACACCAGCTCTCTTTGTTCTCGCCCTGGCGGAGAGTTCCTTTTTCCCTATTCCTCCCGACGTGCTCCTCATTGCACTGGCGGTTTCCGTGCCGGCGAGGGCATTCAAGTATGCCTTCGTCTGTTCCCTGGGTTCAGTGATCGGAGGCACCATCGGCTACGGCATCGGGTATGTTCTCTGGTACACGTCTGACGGGGGCTTCAGTGCCTTCGCGCGGTTCTTCTTCGATTACATTCCCGGCTTTACCCAGGATGTCTTCAACCTCGTCAAGGGCAAGTATGACGAGAACGCCTTTCTGGCAGTGTTCACCGCCGGTTTCACGCCCATACCATACAAGGTCTTCACCATTGCCGGCGGAGTCTGCAAAGTGAACTTCCTGGAGTTCATCCTGGCGTCAGCCGTAGGCCGCTCCCTTCGCTTCTTCCTCGTTGCGGGGATAATATGGAAATTCGGCGAGCCCATGACACGTTGGATCGACAGGTATTTCAACAAGCTCGCCATCCTGTTCACGGTCCTGCTCATCGGCGGCTTCATCGTGATCAAGCTGTTGCTGAAGTAGCGGTTCAAGCGATTCAAAGCACCTTTCTTGCCCCTTGCCATTGCTTTCGCGGGGTGCAATAATGGTCGGATAGACCGACGGCTTGCATCGCAAGCGATTGGAGCGGGGCCCGTTGAAGGAGGAATGGTATGGCAAGAAAGAGTGTGCTGGTTCTCGTCGGGATCATCTCGATGGTCTGTGTCCTGCAATGTTTCAGCCCCGTCGCACAGGCTCAGGAGACGGCGGTCACGCCATCGGCGGGTTCCGTTGAGAGGAAGGCGATCCTCGATACTCTGCGAGGGGAGATCCGGAGGTTGCACCGCATCGATGCGATCTTTGTCGTGAAGTATTTGAAGGTCCTCAACGGCTGGGCCTGGATCGAGACATCTCCGAAGTCTGCCGACGGCGCGAACCAGTACGAGGAAGTCTCAGCCCTGCTCCGCAAGAGCGGCGCGAAATGGAAGATAGCGGAGCTGGCCTGCTCGGAGGAAGACAACGATGAATGCCTCGGAAGCCCGGACTACTTCAAAGGTCTGAAGAAGCGTTTCCCGAAAATGCCCACCCGGATCCTTCCCGAGTGAGGTAAGACGTTATGCGAAGACAGTTTCAGGTTTCAAGTTCCAAGTTTCACGGACGAAAGACGGGTGCTGTCTTTGCCTGGAACCTGTGAGGTCTTTCCTCGCCTGCGACGTGTGACCTGCGACCTGTGACCGTCTTCACTCCCCTTCGCGCTGTATATAGATTGTTTGCGTGGGGTAGGCGAACTCGATGCCCTGTTCCTCGAAGCGCCGGAATATCTCCTGGTTGATCCTTTCCTGAACGTCCATGTACAAGCCGTAATCCGGATTGGTCACGTAGTAGACAACCTCGAAGTTCAGGGATGAATCGCCGTATTCCTTGAAATGGACGCGGTCAAGGCGCGCGTTCTCCTGATTGTTGACTATGTCGGTTAGGATCTCTTTGATGGCTTTCAGCTTTTCGAGGGAGGTCTGGTATATGACGCCGAGCTTGAAGACAATGCGCCTTTCGGACATGCGGCCGTAGTTGCGGACACGGCTTTTCAGGAGGTCGTTGTTGGAGAAGACCAGTTGCTCTCCGCTGAGGCTGCGGATCCGCGTCGTCTTCAGGCCGATATGCTCGATGGTTCCGGCGAGGGAATCGACGACGATGAAATCGCCTATGACAAAAGGTTTGTCCAGTACGATCGACAGGGAGGCCAGAAGGTCGCCGAGTATGTTCTGGACCGCCAGGGCGACCGCGATGCCTCCTATGCCGAGGCCGGTGATAAGGCCGGTGATGTTGACGCCCAGATTGGCCAGCATCGAAAGAAGGACGATGATCCACAGAATGATGCGTGCGACAAACCCGAGGAAGGTGATCGTGGTGGCGCTGGACGCGTCCTCGCCCATCCGCTTCTCGATGTTCCTGGCGAGCCCGAAAGACACGGCGGCGCTTGCCCAGAAACCTCCCTGCAGAATGAGGACGAGGACGATCACCTTCTCGGACACGGTCGTGACGGAAGGTTTGAACGTGATCGTGAGGGACGCCACATAGGCGGAGGCGACAAGGAGAAAGAAGAACTTCGTATTTTCGAGAACCCCGACGAGAAGGTCATCGATCCTGTTGTGGGTCAGAAGGCTCAGCTTCGACAACCGGTTGATCCCGACGCGCTGGATGATCTTCAGTATGGCGAACACGACCACCAGGATACCCGCCGCGATGAGCCAGTCCTGTACCGCATTTCCGTAATAGATCTTGTTCAGCAATTCCATGCATTCCCTCTCGTGTGCGCCGGGAGTCAGGCACGATGGGTCGCCTCGCCCGCCCCGTCTGTCCGAAAAGAAAAATCATAGAACAAGGAAGTTTCCCATGTCAAGGCCGGGAACGGAAGAACGTGACTGAGCAACGTGAGCCGTACCCCGTGTCACGAAAAAACAAACCATTATATGCACCACAATACGTTATGAAAACATACCACACGAATTGAATAGTTTCTAAACATGCAATTTAATAATGTTTGCCACTTCCTCGGTGATGGCCGGCACCAGTTCTGCGGCGGCCTTAAGGTCCCGCGCCCGGTACTCTGAGATTACGGTGCAAAGAGATAAATCTATCATATTCAACAGAAAGGGTCGCAACTGACAGATGCATCAGTCAATAACTGTCATATTTCACGGTAATTGTCGCCATGGATCGTATCTTTCCGATATTAAAGGATGTAGTCTCTGGCACACAATGTGCGTAAGTCTTAAACGGACAAATTATGTGGAATGTATCTCAATCATATACAGCTGAAAGGAGCGACTCACATGGAAAAGGATGCTAAGAACAAGACTTCCGGCATGACAGAGGAGAAAAAGGAAGGACTCGCGATGAACAGGCGTGACCTCCTGAAGACCTCTCTCGGCATCGGCGCCGTTGCAGCGGCCGGCGCTTTTGGCCTTCACTTTGGGGGCAGCAAGGCAGAGGCGGCTCCGCTTCGCCAGTTGCCGAAGAAATGGGACGAGGAGATCGACGTCGTGATCGTGGGTTCCGGTTTTGCCGGACTGGCGGCGGCGGCGGAGGCCGCGGCAGCCGGAGCCAAGACCGTGATACTGGAGAAGATGCCCACATACGGCGGCAACTCCATTATAAACGGCGGCGTGTACGCGTCCTGGGACGACGAGTACCATCTGCGCCAGAAGCTGAACCTCGGCAATGACAGCGTCGAGCAGCACAAGGCGGATACATTGAAAGGTGGAGATTTCTACAATATTCCGGACCTGGTGGAGATCCTGGCAAAGGGTGCGACACCGGCACTCAACTGGATGATCAAGGACGGCGGTTTGAAGATCCGACAAACGGTCACGAGGGCTGGCGGACACAGCGCCTACAGGACGCACACCTGTGTTGAGGGTGTGGGCCGCGGATACACGGAAGCGATCAAGAAGATCGCCGAAGGCAAGGGAGCGAAGGTAAGGCTCGGCACCGAGGTCACCTGGATCTGGAGGAAAGACGTCAACAGCCCTGTCGCGGGCGTTGAGATAAAGACCCCGAAAGGGAAGAAGAATCTCAAGATAAAGAAAGCCCTTATTCTGGCTTCAGGCGGGTTCAGCAGGGACATCAAGATGCGCGCGGCATTCAACCCCGGCATCGTCCCCGAGTTCAACTGCACCAACCACCCCGGTGCAACGGGCGAAATGCTCCGGTTTGCCCAGTCGATCGGGGCTGATTCCCTGCAGCTCGCCTTCATTCAGCTCTATCCCTTCGCGGAGCCTGAAACGGGCATTCTCGATACGCCTGCCGTCTATCCCTTCAACGGTGTCGGCTACGGCCTCGTTTATGTCAGCAAGAAGGGCAAGAGGTTCGTCAACGAACTGGAACGGCGCGATGTGTGCTCCTTTGCCCAGATCAAGCTGGGAGACAAACCGACGTACTCCATCTTCAACGAGGAGATGGTAACGAAGATGGGCGGTACAAAGGAAGAGGTCGAGAAGGGCATCAAGAAAGGCCGTTTCATCAAGGCCGCGACGATCGCCGAGCTTGCCGGCAAGCTGAAGCTGCCGGCGGACGTCCTTGAAGACACGATAAAGAAGCACAATCAGTATATCAAAGACGGCAAGGACCCCGAATGCAACAAGCCCATGACGAAGAGCATGATCCCCCTCGATAAGGGTCCTTTCTATGGCATAGCCCAGTGGCCCGCCGTTCACCACACGATGGGCGGTCTGAGAATAGACAAGGACGCCCGGGTCATCGATATATGGGGCGCACCCATCCCGCGTCTTTACGCTGCCGGTGAGGTGACGGGCGGAGTCCACGGTTCCAACCGCCTCGGAAGCAACGCCATTCCCGACTGCGTCGTCTTCGGCAGAATAGCCGGGGCCAACGCGGCAAAAGAGAAATAATCATGTCTCCACGGGGAAGGTAATGCCGGACCATCGTCCGTGCATTACCTTCCCTGCTATCGGAAACCATCAGGACGTGACGCATGACCAGAATGCTCGTGAACACTGTTGCAGTATTCCTGCTTGTCTTGCTCGTGGTTTCAGGGGCAGAC
The sequence above is a segment of the Syntrophorhabdus sp. genome. Coding sequences within it:
- the htpX gene encoding protease HtpX translates to MFKRIALFIITNLAIILVLSIVLSLLGVDRMLDEQGVALDLRNLVIFAAVFGFGGSFISLALSKWTAKRLTGARVIISPGNETEAWLVRTVGRHAELAGIGMPEVAVYDAPDVNAFATGMRRDKALVAVSTGLLRAMDRSEAEAVLGHEVSHVANGDMITLALIQGVVNTFVIVLSRVVGYMIDRAVFRTERGHGPAFYLTTIIAQLVFGILASVVVFWFSRQREFRADSGGARLAGREKMIAALVRLQRSVNQPHLPDQMKAFGISGGVGHGLRRLFMTHPPLEERIEALRRGTE
- a CDS encoding DedA family protein is translated as MKQNLVRRLYDWVLHWAHTPYGTPALFVLALAESSFFPIPPDVLLIALAVSVPARAFKYAFVCSLGSVIGGTIGYGIGYVLWYTSDGGFSAFARFFFDYIPGFTQDVFNLVKGKYDENAFLAVFTAGFTPIPYKVFTIAGGVCKVNFLEFILASAVGRSLRFFLVAGIIWKFGEPMTRWIDRYFNKLAILFTVLLIGGFIVIKLLLK
- a CDS encoding mechanosensitive ion channel family protein, which codes for MELLNKIYYGNAVQDWLIAAGILVVVFAILKIIQRVGINRLSKLSLLTHNRIDDLLVGVLENTKFFFLLVASAYVASLTITFKPSVTTVSEKVIVLVLILQGGFWASAAVSFGLARNIEKRMGEDASSATTITFLGFVARIILWIIVLLSMLANLGVNITGLITGLGIGGIAVALAVQNILGDLLASLSIVLDKPFVIGDFIVVDSLAGTIEHIGLKTTRIRSLSGEQLVFSNNDLLKSRVRNYGRMSERRIVFKLGVIYQTSLEKLKAIKEILTDIVNNQENARLDRVHFKEYGDSSLNFEVVYYVTNPDYGLYMDVQERINQEIFRRFEEQGIEFAYPTQTIYIQREGE
- a CDS encoding flavocytochrome c, whose translation is MTEEKKEGLAMNRRDLLKTSLGIGAVAAAGAFGLHFGGSKAEAAPLRQLPKKWDEEIDVVIVGSGFAGLAAAAEAAAAGAKTVILEKMPTYGGNSIINGGVYASWDDEYHLRQKLNLGNDSVEQHKADTLKGGDFYNIPDLVEILAKGATPALNWMIKDGGLKIRQTVTRAGGHSAYRTHTCVEGVGRGYTEAIKKIAEGKGAKVRLGTEVTWIWRKDVNSPVAGVEIKTPKGKKNLKIKKALILASGGFSRDIKMRAAFNPGIVPEFNCTNHPGATGEMLRFAQSIGADSLQLAFIQLYPFAEPETGILDTPAVYPFNGVGYGLVYVSKKGKRFVNELERRDVCSFAQIKLGDKPTYSIFNEEMVTKMGGTKEEVEKGIKKGRFIKAATIAELAGKLKLPADVLEDTIKKHNQYIKDGKDPECNKPMTKSMIPLDKGPFYGIAQWPAVHHTMGGLRIDKDARVIDIWGAPIPRLYAAGEVTGGVHGSNRLGSNAIPDCVVFGRIAGANAAKEK